In Pseudomonas sp. Q1-7, the genomic window AAGATCGAGCACGCCCACCAGGGCACCCTGTTCCTCGACGAGATCGAGAGCATGCCGATCAACCTGCAGATCAAGTTTCTTCGCGTGCTGCAGGAACAGACCCTGGAACGCCTGGGCTCCAACCAGCCGATTCCGGTGGACTGCCGCATCATCGCCGCCACCAAGTTCGACCTGGCCGAAGCAGGCAGGGCCGGGCGTTTTCGCAGTGACCTCTACTACCGCCTCAACGTGGTGACCCTGGAGCTGCCCCCTCTGCGCGACCGTCGCGAAGACATCCTGCTGCTGTTCGAGCACTTCCTGCAGCAGTCCTCCCTGCGCTTCGACCGCGCCGCGCCGGAACTGGACAACGCCACCCTCTCCTCCCTGATGGCCCACGACTGGCCGGGCAACGTGCGCGAACTGCGCAACGTCGCCGAGCGCTTCGCCCTCGGCCTGCCGGTGTTCAAGAAAAGCGGCCAGGCCCCGGACGGCAACGAACCGCGCTTCGCCGAGGCGGTGGAAGCCTTCGAGAAATCCCTCCTCGGCGCCGCCCTGGAACGCCACGGCGGCAACCTCAGCCAGGCCAGCATCGCCCTCGGCATGGCCAAGACCACCCTGTTCGACAAGGTCAAGAAATACGGCCTCTGATCGGGTCCCGAACCCTGTGGGGGCGAATTCATTCGCTATGGGCAGCGCAGCTGCCCCAGCAAACCCCGAATGGCAGACCTGCGGTCTGCTAAGCGATTGAAATCGCCCCCACAGAAAAGCGCCCCGCAACACCTTCCCCCGCCATGGTCTAAAAACACCAGACCACCCCACACGAAACACCGCCATGTCCCCGCTGCACCGCGCCATCCACGCCAGGGCCGGTGAACTGGCCCCGGCCCTGGCCGCCTTCACCCTGCTGCTGTGCCTGTTCGGCGGCTACTTCATGTTGCGCCCAGTGCGCGAAACCATGGGCATCGCCGGCGGCGTGGAGAACCTGCAATGGCTGTTCAGCGCCACCTTCGTCGCCATGCTGCTGGCGGTGCCGGCCTACGGCTGGCTGAACGCGCGGGTGCCACGGCGGGTGTTCCTCGATTGCGTCTACCTGTTCTTCGCCACCCACCTGCTGGGCTTCGCCTGGCTGCTCTGGCGCACGCCCGATCCGCTGTGGACGGCGCGGGCCTTCTACGTCTGGCTGTCGGTCTACAACCTGTTCGTGGTGTCCCTGGCCTGGAGCCTGCTGGCGGATGTATTCGACCGCCGCCAGTCCAGGCGCCTGTTCCCCGCCATCGCCGCCGGGGCCAGCCTGGGCGGGCTGCTCGGCCCGCTGGCCGGCGGCCTGCTGGTGGGCATCCTGGGCACCGCCGGGCTGCTGGTGCTGGCTGCCCTGCTCCTGCTGCCCACCCTGCCGCTGCGCCGCTACCTGATGGCCTGGCGCAGCAAAGGCGGCGCCGGGCGGCCCGGCGCGGAAACCGAACCGCCGGAACGCCCGGTACCCGGCAACCCCTTCGCCGGCATCAGCCTGGTGCTGGGCTCGCCCTACCTGCTGGGCATCTGCGCCTTCGTCCTGCTGCTGACCTGCACCAGCACCTTCCTCTACTTCGAGCAGGCACGGCTGGTCGCGGCCCTGTTCCCGGACAGCCAGCAGCAGGTCCGCGTGTTCAGCCTGATCGACGTCCTCGTCCAGGCCCTCTCCCTGGCCTGCCAGCTGTTCGTCGCCGGGCGCGTGGCCCAGCGCTTCGGCGTCGGCGCCCTGCTGGCGGTGGTGCCGCTGCTGGTCGCCCTGGGCTTTCTCGCCCTGGCCCTGCTGCCGCAGTTCGCCGTGCTGGCGACAGTGATGGTGCTGCGCCGGGTGGGCGAATACGCCTTCGTGCGGCCGGGGCGGGAAATGCTCTTCGTGCCGCTCGGCGCCCAGCAGAAGTACCGCGCGAAGAACTTCATCGACACCGTGGTCTATCGCGGAGGCGACGCCCTCAGCGCCTGGCTCAAGGCCCTGCTCGACGGCATCGGCCTCGGCGCCGCCCTGGTGGCCCTG contains:
- a CDS encoding NTP/NDP exchange transporter, coding for MSPLHRAIHARAGELAPALAAFTLLLCLFGGYFMLRPVRETMGIAGGVENLQWLFSATFVAMLLAVPAYGWLNARVPRRVFLDCVYLFFATHLLGFAWLLWRTPDPLWTARAFYVWLSVYNLFVVSLAWSLLADVFDRRQSRRLFPAIAAGASLGGLLGPLAGGLLVGILGTAGLLVLAALLLLPTLPLRRYLMAWRSKGGAGRPGAETEPPERPVPGNPFAGISLVLGSPYLLGICAFVLLLTCTSTFLYFEQARLVAALFPDSQQQVRVFSLIDVLVQALSLACQLFVAGRVAQRFGVGALLAVVPLLVALGFLALALLPQFAVLATVMVLRRVGEYAFVRPGREMLFVPLGAQQKYRAKNFIDTVVYRGGDALSAWLKALLDGIGLGAALVALVGAGVALAWSALGWRLGRRHEQTTTPQEVQP